A segment of the Fusobacterium ulcerans genome:
TATTACAGTTTATAGTGAAAAATTGCAGCTTCCAAATGAAAAAATTGTAGACTGGACATTTACAGGGAAAAAGGAAGCAGCAGGAATAGTGGCATCTTTTGATGATGATACAATACTTATGGTAAAGCAGTACAGACCAGCAGTAAAAAAAGTCACTATGGAGATACCAGCAGGACTGGTAGAAGAGGGAGAAGATCCTCAAGAGGCAGCTTTAAGAGAGCTGGAAGAGGAAACCGGATATAAGGCTGGAAAAATAGAAAAAATGTGTGAATTTTACAACAGCCCTGGAATAACAGATGGAAAGTTTTATATTTATTATGCTGAAGAATTAAAAAAAACTCACCAGCACCTAGATGATGATGAGTTTTTAGAAGTTGAAAGAATACCTATAAAAGATATTAATATAACAAATCTCTCAGATGCCAAAACAATGCTGGCAGTGAGCTTTATAAATCACAAGAGACGTTAAGCTTTTTTCTGATTGTGTTTGAATGTATAGTAGGCAATACCTATAATTATAGCTCCACCTAGAAGGCTCAGCATATCAGGTATTTCATGGAAGAATATAAATCCTAGTATAATACCAAAAACAATAGCTGAATAATTATAAATAGATACCTCTGTAGCTTTTGAATATTTATAGGCGTAAGTTATACCAAATTGACCTACAGAAGCAAAGAGCCCGGTAGCTAATAAAAGCATAAGCTGAGTTGAATCAGGGACAATATAGTCATTAAGAACAAATGGAAGAGTTCCCAGCACTGATACAATAGAAAAATAAAATACAATAGTATCAGGACTTTCCTTATCCTTCAGATATCTAAGGAGGGTATAGGCAATTCCAGCAGCAGCGGCAGATAACAGCCCAGCAATACTTGGAATTATACTCAGAGAAAATTCAGGTTTTATAACCAGTAATGCTCCGCCAAATGTGATAAATATACCAATGATCTGCTCTTTATCTATTTTTTCTTTTAAAAAGAGGCAGGCCATAATAGTGACAAATATTGGTGACAGCTTTCCAAGCATAGTGGAATCAGCAAGAGTCAGATGACTTATAGCATAGAAGTTAAGTATAACTCCAGCAAGTCCAAATCCTGCTCTCGCAAGAAGAGCCAACTGATTTTTTCTTTGTCCAAAAACAGGAGCAGAGGATTTCTTAATCAGATAAAATGCTATAACAAGGCTCACCAGATTTCTAAAAAATACTTTTTCAAATAATGGAATATCTTTTAGGTATTTTACAGTAACACTCATAAATGTAAATCCTAAAGCGGATATAAGCATGGATAATACGGCTTTGGTTTTGTTTGACATAGTTAAACATCCTTTCTATAAATAAATTTAAGATTAAAGGGGGAAGATTTTGAAAAAATTATCATTCTTTGTAATACTGACAATATTATTTTCAGGATGTATGTTTTCCCGAGCAGAGATTAGGAGAGATGAAAAAATCTCTAGATATTTTACAATGGGAGAGGCAGTAGATAGTGCCAGTGCCAAAAAATATGGGATAGATAATACACCTTCAAAACAGCAGGCAGCTAATATAAGATATACAGCTGTAAGGCTGGATAAATTTAGAAAACTGCTGGGAAGACCAATTCAGGTAAGCAGCTGGTATAGAAGCAGCCGTGTGAATAGGAGAGTAGGCGGCTCAGATAGTTCTGCTCATCAAAGTGGACTTGCTGTTGATATAATGTTGAAAAAAGGTTCAGCATACAAAGAGTTTCAAAAAGTAATGAAATCTTCATTAAGTTATGACCAATTAATATATTACCCTAAAAGAGGACATTTGCATATAGGTTTTCGAAAAAATATGAAAAAAGAAAGACAGCAAGTAATGATAAAATAGGAGAAAAGATGAGAATAGAAGAGATATTAGAGAAAGAAAAATTAACTAGAGACGACTTGATTACTCTTATGAAAATAACTGATTCTAAAGAATTGGATATGCTTTATAAAAAAGCTTATGAAGTAAAAACAAAAGAGGTAGGAAGAAAAGTTTATTATAGAGGACTTATAGAAATAAGTAATATATGTATAAAAAACTGTAATTATTGTGGAATAAGAAAAGGAAACTGTAAAACTGAAAGATTTTCTATGTCTAAAGAAGAGATAATGAAGGGGGTAAAATGGATTTATGAAAATAATTATGGTTCATTGGCACTTCAATCTGGAGAGAGACAGGATGATGAATTTACTGATTTTATAGAAGATATAATAAAAGAGATAAAAAAGCTTTCTAACGGGAGGCTGGGGATAACTCTTTCACTGGGAGAGCAGTCTTATGAAACATATAAAAGATGGTTTGATGCAGGAGCACATAGATATCTGTTGAGAATTGAAAGTACAAATGAGGAGCTGTTTAAGAAGCTTCATCCTCAAGATGGGAAACATACCTTCGAGGTTAGAAAAAAATGTTTAGAATATTTAAGAAATATAGGATATCAAGTAGGAACAGGAGTTATGATAGGACTTCCAGGTCAAACTGAAGAGGATTTAGTAGATGATATTCTTTTTTACAGAGATATGAAAATAGATATGATAGGAATGGGACCATATATAATTCACAAGGACACACCATTGGGACAGGAATGGGAACATATAGTGCTTCCTAAAGAAAAAAGAGTGGAACTTGGATTGAAAATGATAGCTATAACAAGAATATTCCTAAGAGATGTAAATATAGCAGCTACTACAGCATTGCAGGGCTTGGACTCACATGGAAGGGAAAAGGGGCTTCTGGCAGGTGCTAATATACTTATGCCGACTGCTACATTAGAGGAGCATAAGAAAAAATATCTTCTTTATGATGATAAGCCCGGTATAGAAGACAGTGTTGAAAAATGCAGAGATGACATGGATATGAAAGTAAAATCTATTGGTGATGAAATAGTATATGGAGAATGGGGAGACTCGCTTCATTTTAAAAGAAAGAAAAAATAAAAGTAAAAAATAAAAGTATAGCTAAAATAAAAAATGAAATTATGTGAGATAAAAAAGTGAAATAAACAAAAAAAGAAGCTGGATCTTAGGATCCAGCTTCTTAAAAATAAAGATTAATTCATTTTGTCTGTTAAAGTTTTTCCAGCTTTGAATTTTACAGTCTTCTTAGCTTCTATTTTGATTTCTTCACCAGTTTTAGGGTTTCTTCCCATTCTTTCAGCTTTTTGAACTACTTCAAATTTTCCCCATCCAATAAAGTTTAATTCATCACCAGATTTTAGTACTTCTTCGATCTCTGTTAAAATAGCGTCAACTTTTCTTTCTGATTCAGCTTTAGAAACAAATATCCCTTTTTCAAATAAAGCTTTTGCAAAATCCTTTTTTGTCATTATAAATTTCCTCCTAAAATAAAACTAAAAAAATACAAGTTCCTAATTTATATCATATAATCCAGATATTTTCAAATTTTTTTTTATAATTTTTTAAAATATTTCTTTTGATATTTTTAAAAAACATAGTAGAATATAGTCAGCGATAAATAAAATATAAGATTTCAGAAAAGAGAGAGGTAAAAGAATGATGAAGAAAAAATGTTTGGTGCTATTTCTGATGTCAATAATTTTTTTCTCATGCAGCCGTGTTAATTACAAAATAGATGATAAATCTTATCAGGCTAAAGGGAAAGACAGTAGAATAAAATATATTGTTCTGCATTATACAGCAACGAATGATGAGGTGGGGATAAGAGCTTTAACCGGTCCAAATGTCAGTTCTCATTATTTAATAACTTCTAAAGCAGAAGATCCAACATATGCTTTAGTCCCTCACAATGAGAGAGCATGGCATGCTGGAGTGAGTGAATTTGCTGGAAGAAGCAATATTAATGATACATCTATTGGTATAGAAATAGTAAACATTGGAATAAAAGCTATTCCAGGTGCACCAAAATACGATGGATTTTTCAGACCATATGACGAGTATGTAGATTTTGATGATGCACAGATAGAAAAAGCAGCAGCCCTATTAAAAGTTTTAATAAAAGAATATAATATAAAACCAAAATTTATTGTGGGACATTCAGATGTAGCCCCACTAAGAAAAATTGATCCAGGTCCGAAATTTCCTTGGGAAAGACTGTACAAAGAATATAATATAGGGGCATGGTATGATGAAAGCGATAAAATCTTCTTTATGAATCAGACTTTATTTGATGTAACTCCTGTACATGAAATAAAAGATGAGCTTAGAAAATATGGCTATAAAATCAACACTACTGATGAATGGGATGAAGAAAGCAAAAGGGTAGTATACAACTTTAAAGCACACTTTAATCCAAAAATGTTAAGTGAAGAAATGGACTTAGAAAGCTTTGCTATTTTGAAAGCTCTGAACAAGAAATATAAATAAGTGAGTTAAGAATTGTATGAAAGTATATAAATAAGCAACTTTTTTAAAAAAATTTGCTTGTATAAAATGCTAATTAGTGGTAAAATAGAGCCGTAGTAAAACCTTAATTTATAAATTAAACACTAAGTTTTTAACACTTTTCAAAAATTTTAGGGTTTGTTTGTTCTTAATGGTTTTAATTTTCTTAAAATTTTTGGAGGTGCTTTAAATGCTAAAAGGAACTGTAAAATGGTTTAACAAAGACAAAGGGTTTGGATTTATTTCTGGTGAGGATGGAAACGATTATTTCGTACACTATTCTAACATCAACTCAAAAGGATTTAGATCTTTAGAAGAAGGACAAGCTGTAACTTTCGAAGTTACTGAAGGAAACAAAGGTCCAGTTGCTTCTAATGTAACTGTAGCATAGTTTAAATTTGCTGAAAAAATTTGTAGGGTACCAGCAGGTGCCCTATTTTTTCTTGGTGGGAATGATTAATGGAGGGATAAAATGAAAAAAGGATATAATAAAAAAGAAAAAAAATCTCATACTTTTATCATTAATACAGCAGTAAAAATATTTCTGTTTCCACTTTTTATTTTTGGCATCCTGTTAAGAGAGTATGATAGAATATTTAAGAAAAGTAAAATTAAGAAAAGAACGGAAGGATTATGGTATTAAAGATATAAGAAATATCTTTACAAAATACTATGTTTATGATAAAATAAAATTCTTGTGTGCACAGGTGGCGGAATGGTAGACGCGTAAGGTTGAGGTCCTTATTGGTAGTTTTCCAGTGAGAGTTCAAGTCTCTTCCTGTGCACCATGTATACTCACACCAAAAAAAATGATATATATATATTTTATAAATAAAAAACTAACAGATAACTTTAAGTTTTAGATTTGGATGAATATGAATAATTGAATAGTAAGATTAAGGAGAAATTAAATTTTCTCCTTTTTATTTTATAAAATAAAAAATAGGTCGATAAAAAGACTGCGTAAAGATAATTAATATGTTGATAGAGAAATTATTTAGGAGTAAGTTTACTTTTTTAGTTGCTTTTTTATGGTATAATAAAAAATAAAAACATCTTTGGAGAACCTGATTTATGAAAAAAATAGCAATAGCATTAATTACAGTGTTTATAATGCTGGGGTGTGGTAAAGTAAGAGAGGAAGATTCAGAAAATTAGAAAAAGCTGGATTTGAATTATTTGAAAAGAGAACTCCAATAAGTCATAAACAGTATAATATGATTAGTGACAGTTATTTTTATTATCGTAAATATTGTTAAACTTTATTTTAATTAAATATCTAAAAAATAAGAGTTTAATTTTAAAGGATGAAAAATCAAAATATTACAAAAAGACAATTATTATTGACATAAAGTTATCAATGATTGGTTGCATGTAAAGTAATAATTATGGTAGAATGAGACATAATTACAGAACTTTATTACAAAAATTTAAAGGAGTGTATATCAGCAATGAAAAGAATAGTATTGATTTCAGGTATTATTATTTCTAGTTTTACTTATGGATAGAGATTCAGCAAGGGTTGAAAGAATTTCCTTTGATATGTAAAGTAATATTAGCAAAGAAAAACAATTAGAAAAGTACATGAATTTAAAATTTTAAACAAAGTGAGGCTTTATGAAGATGGAAAAAAATAAACTGTTTATAATACCTGTTGTAATTTTATTATGTATAGCTGCTGTAGCCTATTATAATAGATACACATTTTATCAATTTTTACCTGCTCAACTTGATGATAATTATAGTACTGTAAATGGAATTATGATGAATGGTAAAGATCAAATACCATTTACTGGAAGACTTAAAACAGATTTGGGAAATCGAATTGAAATTTATTCGTATAAAGATGGAAAACTGGATGGACTTAATGTTGCCTACCAAAATGGCAAAATTAAAGAAATAGGACATTGGAAAGATGGTATGCAAAATGGAGTATTTAAACTTTATACAGAAAAAGGAATTCTAGTTGATGAGGCAACATTTAAAAATGAAAAAAGAGATGGAATTACTAAACAATATTATGATGATACTGGGAATATAAAAGTAGAGGTATATTATAGTGAAGGTGTTTTAAATGGACTGGCAAAGGAATATTATCAAAATAAAAAGCTGTATCGAGAAATTATTTATAGTTATGGAAAAAGAGAAGGATTAACTAAGGAATATTATGAAAACGGCAAGACAAAAATAGAGATGTATTATGAGCTAGATGTGCCAAATGGTTCGTATAAAATGTATGATATTAATGGGCAGATTCAACTGGAAGGAAGATTTGAAAATGGGGAATTTGTTCCTGAATCTAATGAAGAAATAAGTATAGAAGAAATTAGAAATGAGTGATTCATTTGGTTCTTTTTGAATTTTCTGATATAATATCTTGAAATATATTTTAGTAAGAAAAAACTATGTATAAATATATTAAATGCATGGTCGCTATATTCCAAATTTTATTATATTTAGACTAAATAAAAAAGGGGAGAGATTAATGAAAAAACAAGTTATGCTTGGAAGCATAGGAGTTATACTAATATTAGTATTTTTTATGGCATTTACATCATTCTATACAGTAAAAACTGGTGAAGTAGCAATTATTTCCAGTTGGGGAAAAATCACAAGAATTGACAGAGAAGGGTTGAATTTTAAAATACCTGTTGTTCAAACAAAAGAAATGCTTGTAACAAGAGATAAAATATATAGTTTTGACAACATGTCAGTAAGTACTAAAGATATGCAGTCAATAGTTTTAGATCTTACTGTGCAAAGTGCAGTTTCTGATCCTGAAAAACTTTATAGATCATTTAGAGGAATGCATGAAATGAGTTTTATTATACCAAGAAC
Coding sequences within it:
- a CDS encoding NUDIX hydrolase, whose translation is MTKYKHLEKKELFRNNHITVYSEKLQLPNEKIVDWTFTGKKEAAGIVASFDDDTILMVKQYRPAVKKVTMEIPAGLVEEGEDPQEAALRELEEETGYKAGKIEKMCEFYNSPGITDGKFYIYYAEELKKTHQHLDDDEFLEVERIPIKDINITNLSDAKTMLAVSFINHKRR
- a CDS encoding DMT family transporter; the encoded protein is MSNKTKAVLSMLISALGFTFMSVTVKYLKDIPLFEKVFFRNLVSLVIAFYLIKKSSAPVFGQRKNQLALLARAGFGLAGVILNFYAISHLTLADSTMLGKLSPIFVTIMACLFLKEKIDKEQIIGIFITFGGALLVIKPEFSLSIIPSIAGLLSAAAAGIAYTLLRYLKDKESPDTIVFYFSIVSVLGTLPFVLNDYIVPDSTQLMLLLATGLFASVGQFGITYAYKYSKATEVSIYNYSAIVFGIILGFIFFHEIPDMLSLLGGAIIIGIAYYTFKHNQKKA
- a CDS encoding D-Ala-D-Ala carboxypeptidase family metallohydrolase; the protein is MKKLSFFVILTILFSGCMFSRAEIRRDEKISRYFTMGEAVDSASAKKYGIDNTPSKQQAANIRYTAVRLDKFRKLLGRPIQVSSWYRSSRVNRRVGGSDSSAHQSGLAVDIMLKKGSAYKEFQKVMKSSLSYDQLIYYPKRGHLHIGFRKNMKKERQQVMIK
- the hydE gene encoding [FeFe] hydrogenase H-cluster radical SAM maturase HydE, which translates into the protein MRIEEILEKEKLTRDDLITLMKITDSKELDMLYKKAYEVKTKEVGRKVYYRGLIEISNICIKNCNYCGIRKGNCKTERFSMSKEEIMKGVKWIYENNYGSLALQSGERQDDEFTDFIEDIIKEIKKLSNGRLGITLSLGEQSYETYKRWFDAGAHRYLLRIESTNEELFKKLHPQDGKHTFEVRKKCLEYLRNIGYQVGTGVMIGLPGQTEEDLVDDILFYRDMKIDMIGMGPYIIHKDTPLGQEWEHIVLPKEKRVELGLKMIAITRIFLRDVNIAATTALQGLDSHGREKGLLAGANILMPTATLEEHKKKYLLYDDKPGIEDSVEKCRDDMDMKVKSIGDEIVYGEWGDSLHFKRKKK
- a CDS encoding HU family DNA-binding protein encodes the protein MTKKDFAKALFEKGIFVSKAESERKVDAILTEIEEVLKSGDELNFIGWGKFEVVQKAERMGRNPKTGEEIKIEAKKTVKFKAGKTLTDKMN
- a CDS encoding N-acetylmuramoyl-L-alanine amidase encodes the protein MMKKKCLVLFLMSIIFFSCSRVNYKIDDKSYQAKGKDSRIKYIVLHYTATNDEVGIRALTGPNVSSHYLITSKAEDPTYALVPHNERAWHAGVSEFAGRSNINDTSIGIEIVNIGIKAIPGAPKYDGFFRPYDEYVDFDDAQIEKAAALLKVLIKEYNIKPKFIVGHSDVAPLRKIDPGPKFPWERLYKEYNIGAWYDESDKIFFMNQTLFDVTPVHEIKDELRKYGYKINTTDEWDEESKRVVYNFKAHFNPKMLSEEMDLESFAILKALNKKYK
- a CDS encoding cold-shock protein, giving the protein MLKGTVKWFNKDKGFGFISGEDGNDYFVHYSNINSKGFRSLEEGQAVTFEVTEGNKGPVASNVTVA
- a CDS encoding toxin-antitoxin system YwqK family antitoxin, encoding MEKNKLFIIPVVILLCIAAVAYYNRYTFYQFLPAQLDDNYSTVNGIMMNGKDQIPFTGRLKTDLGNRIEIYSYKDGKLDGLNVAYQNGKIKEIGHWKDGMQNGVFKLYTEKGILVDEATFKNEKRDGITKQYYDDTGNIKVEVYYSEGVLNGLAKEYYQNKKLYREIIYSYGKREGLTKEYYENGKTKIEMYYELDVPNGSYKMYDINGQIQLEGRFENGEFVPESNEEISIEEIRNE